The sequence ACACAGGTGCGCGCCGCTGTGCCATTCAGGTGTACGGTACAGGCACCGCACTGGGCGATCCCGCAACCGAACTTGGTGCCGGTCAGACCCAGGTGCTCACGCAGCACCCATAACAGCGGGGTCTGCGGATCGACCTCGAGACTGACGGCCTTGCCGTTCAGAGTGAAGTTGGCCAAGGGCTTCTCCTCAGGAGCATGAAGCAGGGGGCAGGGTTCGGACAACGCGTGCAGGCAGTCGTGGCCAGCCATGGCGTCAGCTGACTGACGTGGCGTGGGTTCGGCGTCAGGGACCGACCCCGGGCTGTGGACCTGGCACGATTCGAACCAGTGAATTCTACAGGTCACGATCAGGCATCATGGTGCCATCAAGGAAACAGTGTGGTGTCGCTGAGCTCATCATGACCATGCAGATGCTGTCTTGCATGCGACACAGTATAGCGTTTCACGCCTTGTCATCGGCAGATGTTTGCATGACATCGGTCCGCCTCGGGACAGGGGCGGTAGCGGTCGAGGACGATGGCAACGCCCCAGCGCGAGGGCTCCCGCGAAGGCATATGACTGGCTGGTATGGAATGAGAGTGTCGCAGACGCGTCTGACAGTGGCGTTTCCGGCATCTGTACTTTTATGAGAATAAAGTGAAATGTAGCGAGAGCCCTAATGTAGCGAGAGCCCTAATGTAGCGAGAGCCCTAATGTAGCGAGAGTCCTCAAGCAGGATGTCCCGCCCATGGCCAGCACCGGGTGCAGGAACCGCAAGAACCGCAAGAAAAACGACAATAACGATTGCCGGCATGAGGATCTGACATGCAACTGAACTGGAAGGCAGCGATCGCGTTGGCAGCGCTGATTCTCGCCATCAATACCGGGGCGCGCCAGGCGATGGGCTTCATGCTGCCACCGATGGCCAGCGAACTCACCTGGGGCATGGGGAGTCTGTCTTTTGCGCTGGCCATCCAGAATCTGGTCTTCGGGCTGGCCGCGCCCATCGCCAGCAAGCTGTCAGAGCGCGTCGGCACCCTCAGCGTCTTTCTGGTCGGTAGCCTGTGCTACGCGGTCGGCATGGGTATCACCGCCCTCTGGCCGACCCCGACGGCGTGGATGCTGGGCGCCGGCGTGCTGGCCGGTATCGGCATCGGGGCGACCACCTTCCCGCTGGTGCTGGCCGCCGTCACGCGCGTGGTTCCCCTTCGGCATCGTGGCATCGGGCTGGGTATCGCCTCGGCCGGCGGCTCCTTCGGGCAGCTGATCTACTCGGTCGCGACCCCGATGCTGGTACTGATCGACTGGAAGATCGCCATGCTGGCGCTCGGCGCCAGCTGTCTGCTGCTGATTCCCATGGCCCTGCCGTTGCTGCGTCGCCCGGCGGCCGGCAGTGAGACACCGGCGGAGGATGTCCCGAGCCAGGGTCCACTGCTGCAGGACCGGCGCTTTCTGGCGCTCGCGGGTGGCTTCTTCGTCTGCGGCGTGCACGTCGCCTTCATCGCCACCCACCTGCCCAATTTCGTGGTCGCCTGCGGCCTGCCCCTGAACGTGGCCGGCAACACGCTGGCGATCATCGGCGCGCTCAATATCGCCGGCACCATCCTGTTCGGGGCCTGGGGCGGCCGCCGCCACCCGCCACAGCTGCTGATACTGATCTACGTGTGTCGCGCTGCGCTGGTGATGGCGATGGTGGTCATTCCGCCCAGCAGCGCCCTGCTCTACGCCTTCGGCGCGATCATGGGGGTGCTGTGGCTGTCGACGGTACCGCTGACCAGCCAGGCCGTCGCACTCTACTTCGGTCAGAAGCGCCAGGCCTTCGTGTTCGGCATGGTGCTGGCCGCCCATCAGGTCGGAGCCTTCCTGGGAGCCTGGGGCGGCGGTGTGGTCTATCAGCTGACCGGCAGCTACGACCTGCTGTGGATCACCAGCGCTATCTTCGGCCTGCTGGCCGCGCTCGTGCACTGGCCGGTGCGCCGCGAGCCCAAGCGCAGGGTACAGCCACATCTGGCTTGAGCGGTGCCACGGCTTCCACTCCTCAAACCTCAGACCTCTGATCACACCTCCACACCGCACAGCCCCCACCGGCGAGACCGATGGGGGCTGTGTCGTTCATGGCTCAAGCCAGGCGATCAGCGCTGGAAGGCGTAGACATTGCCAACCTTCAACAGCTGCGTCAGCTCATCCAGTGCCACCAAGGTTTCCTCGGCCAGCTGCGGATCGGCAAGGTCTGCCGGCGTCAGGCTGTCACGGTAGTGACGCTTGACCCAGTCACCCAGCTCGGCATGCAGCGTATCGCTCATCATCACGCGCCCAGACAGCGCGGCGCGCTCGGCGTCGCTGAGCACCACGCGCAGACGCAGACAGGCTGGGCCACCGCCATTGCGCATGCTCTGCTTCACGTCCTTGACCAGCACTTCGCCGATCGGGTTCGGGCCGGCCAGAATCGCATTCTGCAGTGCACTCCATACCGCCTCGTTCTCCTGACACTCGCCCGGCACCACCAGCGTCATGCTGCCATCGTCGTTGGAGAGCAGCTGCGAATTGAACAGATAGGAGGAAACGGCATCCTCGAGACTGACGGCTTCCAACGGTACACGGATCGGGATCAGCGGCGTGGACAGCTTGGCGCGAATCTCGTCGAGCACCGCCTCCTCATCGCGGAAGGCCAGCTCGTGATAGAACAACACCGGGCCATTGCCCACCGCGATGACGTCGTTGTGGAAGACACCGGCATCGATGGCGTCCGGGTGCTGCTGGGCGAACACCACCTGGTCTTCGCCGAGACCATGCTGACGCGCGACGGCCTGACTGGCTTCCAGGGTCTGACGCGCCGGATAGCGACGCGGTTCGACGCCATCACCGCCGAAGGCCTGGCGGCCGTAGACGTAGAGATGCACGCCAGGACCGCCGTGGCCATCGCACAGCCGCGTATGGTTGGCGGCGCCCTCATCGGAGAAGGCCGGCGTCGCGGGCAGCGCGGGGTGATGCGCGAAGTGGCCATCGTCGGCGAAGATGGCGCCGAGGATGCGCCCGGTGGTCGCGGGTTCCAGGTAGCGGTGGAAGCTGGATTGCAGGTTGGCCGGCGTGAAGTGCACGCGGCCATCACCGCTGTCACGCGACGGCGTGACGGTGGCGGCGTTGGCGGTCCACATGCTGGAGGCGGAACACACCGCGCGCAGCAGCTGCGGAGCCTGCTCGCTGGCCGCCTTCAACACCTGGGCGTTGCTGCCGGTGAAGCCGAGGTCGCGCAGTGCGCCGAGGTCCGGGCGCTGCTGCGGCAGCAGAATCCCCTGTGCATACCCCAGATCCGCCAGCGACTTCATCTTGTCGAGGCCCTGCAGCGCGGCTTCGCGTGGGTTGGAGGCCAGCCCGCCGTGGCGCATCGAGGCCACGTTGCCATGCGCCAGGCCGGCGTAGTTGTGGGTCGGGCCGACCAGGCCATCGAAATTGATCTCTTGATACGGAGTATCGGACATGAAGGTCTCCTGCCACGACGCCTTGCCAGCTCAGCAAACAGGCACGGCGGGCGTCGTGGTCAACAATGGGTAAGCGGCAGCGGTGCCCGAATGGACGGCCTTACAGGCGGATACCGGCCGGCAGGTTCGCGGGCAGCGCCAGCGCCTCGGCTTCCATCGAGGCGACCGGATAGCTGACATAGTCGGCGGCGTAATAGGCACTGGGGCGATGGTTGCCGCTGTCGCCGATGCCACCGAAGGGCGCATCGCCGGAGGCGCCGGTGGTCTGGCGGTTCCAGTTGACGATGCCCGCGCGAATGCGCAGCAGGAAGTCATCCCAGTCAGCGCGATCGCCACCGATCAGCCCGGCCGAGAGGCCGTAGCGGGTGTCATTGGCCAGTGCGATGGCCTCATCCCAGTCGGCGTAGCGATGAATCTTGAGCAGCGGACCGAAGAATTCCTCGTCCTCGAGCGCAAGGCCAGTGACATCGATCAGCGCCGGGCTGAGCAGACTGGTGCCCTCTTCCAGCTGCTTCATGCGCACGATGACGTTGCCGCCCAGCGCTTCGAGATCATCCTGCGCCTTGAGCAGCCCCTCGGCCGCGGCGACGCTTGCCAGGCCGCCATAGAAGGGGGCGTCCTGGGCGAACTGCCCCGCCACCCGCAGCTCACGCAGCGCCGTGGCCAATGTCTCGATCAGACGATCACCGACCTCGCCCTGCGGCACGATCAGGCGCCGCGCACAGGTACAGCGCTGACCGCCCGAGGCGAAGGCCGACTGGATGATCGCCAGTACCGCAGCGGCTTCATCCTGCACATCGCGCACCACCAGCGGGTTGTTGCCGCCCAGCTCCAGCGCCAGCAGCTTGCCGACCTGACCGGCGAACTGGCGGTGCAGCAGCTTGCCGATCTTGGCACTGCCGGTGAACAGCAGCCCATCGATGCCCTCGGACTGGGACAGGGCCTGGCCGACTTCCGCTGCGCCCTGCACCAGATTGATCACGCCGGCGGGCAGGCCCGCGGCCTCCCAGCACTGCAGGGTGAGATCGGCGGTAGCCGGGGTCAGCTCGGAGGGCTTGAACACGCAGGCATTGCCCGCCAGCAGCGCCGGTACCATGTGGCCGTTGGGCAGATGCCCCGGGAAGTTGTAGGGGCCAAAGACCGCCATCACGCCGTGCGGACGGTGGCGCAGGACTGCCTGAGTGCCCGCGACATCCTTGGCACGCTCGCCGGTACGCTCGTGATAGGCCTTCACCGAGATCGCGATCTTGCCGATCATCGCGCCGACCTCGGTGCGTGCTTCCCACAGCGGCTTGCCGGTTTCGCTGGCGATGCTGACCGCCAGCGCTTCACGATGCTGCTCCAGCTGATCGCGGAAGCGCTCCACCACCGCCAGACGCGCCTCGAAGCCCAGACGTGCCCAGGCCGGGAAGGCCTGACGCGCTGCCGCGACGGCCTGCTCGACCTGCGGGGCAGTGGCAGCGGCGCCCTGCCACAGACGTGCGTGGGAGACGGGGTCGGTCTTGGTGAAGAATGCGGCCTCGCCCGCTTGCCACGCGCCGTCGATGAAGAGCTGTTGACGCACGTTGAGTGTGGCGGGAGTCGAATTCGTAGTGGTCATGGCATGCCTCATCGAAAGGGCGCGCCGCGCGAGCGACGCTGAACAAGGAGTAACGGGACAGTTGGCGATCTGCCCCGCTGATAACAAAAGGACGCAAGGCGGTATACGCCTGCGAGTTGGCGCGAAGAAGCGGATGCCCGTGGCGGACGCTTCAGCCGGCCAGCACGCGCAGGGTGTCGCCACCGGTGACGCCGAGGCGCTCGGCCTCATCACGGTGCAGACGCACATGGCAGGCGCCGGCGTCATCACGTGTCACGTCATGGCTGATCCAGCTGGCACGGAAGTCGGCCATGCCGGTGGTAGCGGCCATCACGGCGGGACGCTCGCAGGCCGGGGCATCAGATGCGATCACCTCGACACTCGCCAGCTGGCTGTCACGCACGGCGCGCACATCATCGATATAGGCCTCGACCGTCGGGCCGCCATCGAAGATGTCGACGTAGCCTTCCCAGCGCAGCCCTTCCTTCTTGAGCATCGCCACCGCCGGCCGGGTGTGCTCATGCACCTGCCCGATGGCAGCCCGCGCGGGCTCGGAGAGAAACGGCGTATAGATCGGGAACTTGGGCATCAGCTCGCCGATGAAGCTCTTCTGGCCCATGCCGGTAAGGCGGTCGGCCTCATTGAAGTCCATCGGGAAGAAGTGGCTACCCAGACATTCCCAGAACGGGCTGCGCCCTTCGGGCGTGAAGACACCGCGCATCTCGGCCAGTACCTTGTCGGGGAAGGCCGCGCGGAACTGTGCCATGAACAGCCAGCGCACCTTGGAGAGCAGCGCGCCGTTGCGGTCCTTGCGCCAGCCTTCACGCAGGAACAGCGAACAGACCTCGGCATCGCCGGTGTGGTCGGAACACAGCGTCAGCGTATCCAGGGTGCGATGCAGATCGAGCTGCACCGAGGAATGCGCCAGCGAACCGAGGCGATAATGATAGAACGGCGCATCGGTGCCCACGCAGGCCTCGATGGCACAGCAGCCCGCGATGCTGCCGTCGCGATCATCCTCGAGCACGAAGAAGTAAAGGCGATCATCGCCGGGTTCGCGGCCCTCGAAGGCGGCCAGGGTGCGCTCTATCTTGGCGCTGAGAAACTCATGATTGTCCGGCAGCGAGGTGAAGCCGACACCGGTTTCCCGCGCCAGTACCTTGAGGCCTTCGATATCGTGTCGAGCGATAGGACGAATGCGCATTACAACTCTCCCTCATCCATCGTCGGCAATGGCATCGGCACGGCGAGCACCGCACGCCCCTCTTCCACGCCCAGTACCTCGGCCTGCTGCGGCGTCAGCATCAGCTGGCCGGTCGGCGTCAGGGCATAACGCGCCAGCACGCAGCGGAAATCGCCGAGTCGCTGGTTGGCTACCATCGCCGGCACTGCATCCGGCAGGCTTTCCTGCGGACGGATACGCACCGGATGCCAACCGCACTGCTTGAAGGTGTGCAGACGCTCGCACTCCGCCAGCAGCAAGGGGCCGGCATCGAAGATGTCGACATGACGCGAGCGCGAGAAGCCCTCGGCGAGCATCTCCTGCATGGCGTACTCATGGCGCGGATTCTCACGCCCGATGGCGGCGCGCGCCTGGGGCGTCAGCAGCGGCAGATAGAGCGGGAACGGCGGCATGACCT comes from bacterium Scap17 and encodes:
- a CDS encoding MFS transporter, translated to MQLNWKAAIALAALILAINTGARQAMGFMLPPMASELTWGMGSLSFALAIQNLVFGLAAPIASKLSERVGTLSVFLVGSLCYAVGMGITALWPTPTAWMLGAGVLAGIGIGATTFPLVLAAVTRVVPLRHRGIGLGIASAGGSFGQLIYSVATPMLVLIDWKIAMLALGASCLLLIPMALPLLRRPAAGSETPAEDVPSQGPLLQDRRFLALAGGFFVCGVHVAFIATHLPNFVVACGLPLNVAGNTLAIIGALNIAGTILFGAWGGRRHPPQLLILIYVCRAALVMAMVVIPPSSALLYAFGAIMGVLWLSTVPLTSQAVALYFGQKRQAFVFGMVLAAHQVGAFLGAWGGGVVYQLTGSYDLLWITSAIFGLLAALVHWPVRREPKRRVQPHLA
- the astB gene encoding N-succinylarginine dihydrolase is translated as MSDTPYQEINFDGLVGPTHNYAGLAHGNVASMRHGGLASNPREAALQGLDKMKSLADLGYAQGILLPQQRPDLGALRDLGFTGSNAQVLKAASEQAPQLLRAVCSASSMWTANAATVTPSRDSGDGRVHFTPANLQSSFHRYLEPATTGRILGAIFADDGHFAHHPALPATPAFSDEGAANHTRLCDGHGGPGVHLYVYGRQAFGGDGVEPRRYPARQTLEASQAVARQHGLGEDQVVFAQQHPDAIDAGVFHNDVIAVGNGPVLFYHELAFRDEEAVLDEIRAKLSTPLIPIRVPLEAVSLEDAVSSYLFNSQLLSNDDGSMTLVVPGECQENEAVWSALQNAILAGPNPIGEVLVKDVKQSMRNGGGPACLRLRVVLSDAERAALSGRVMMSDTLHAELGDWVKRHYRDSLTPADLADPQLAEETLVALDELTQLLKVGNVYAFQR
- the astD gene encoding succinylglutamate-semialdehyde dehydrogenase translates to MTTTNSTPATLNVRQQLFIDGAWQAGEAAFFTKTDPVSHARLWQGAAATAPQVEQAVAAARQAFPAWARLGFEARLAVVERFRDQLEQHREALAVSIASETGKPLWEARTEVGAMIGKIAISVKAYHERTGERAKDVAGTQAVLRHRPHGVMAVFGPYNFPGHLPNGHMVPALLAGNACVFKPSELTPATADLTLQCWEAAGLPAGVINLVQGAAEVGQALSQSEGIDGLLFTGSAKIGKLLHRQFAGQVGKLLALELGGNNPLVVRDVQDEAAAVLAIIQSAFASGGQRCTCARRLIVPQGEVGDRLIETLATALRELRVAGQFAQDAPFYGGLASVAAAEGLLKAQDDLEALGGNVIVRMKQLEEGTSLLSPALIDVTGLALEDEEFFGPLLKIHRYADWDEAIALANDTRYGLSAGLIGGDRADWDDFLLRIRAGIVNWNRQTTGASGDAPFGGIGDSGNHRPSAYYAADYVSYPVASMEAEALALPANLPAGIRL
- the astA gene encoding arginine N-succinyltransferase, with amino-acid sequence MRIRPIARHDIEGLKVLARETGVGFTSLPDNHEFLSAKIERTLAAFEGREPGDDRLYFFVLEDDRDGSIAGCCAIEACVGTDAPFYHYRLGSLAHSSVQLDLHRTLDTLTLCSDHTGDAEVCSLFLREGWRKDRNGALLSKVRWLFMAQFRAAFPDKVLAEMRGVFTPEGRSPFWECLGSHFFPMDFNEADRLTGMGQKSFIGELMPKFPIYTPFLSEPARAAIGQVHEHTRPAVAMLKKEGLRWEGYVDIFDGGPTVEAYIDDVRAVRDSQLASVEVIASDAPACERPAVMAATTGMADFRASWISHDVTRDDAGACHVRLHRDEAERLGVTGGDTLRVLAG